The Sander vitreus isolate 19-12246 chromosome 24, sanVit1, whole genome shotgun sequence genome segment TCTTTAACTGCAAAGTAACACACTCTCATAAAGtcacaaagacatacacacacacagccaagcaGCTGGACAATAATACACCCCACAGGGAAAGGGAGAAGCTTGCTGATTGGTGGACAGAACAGCTTGTATGCGTGGCTCTCACCTGTTTCTTACACAGCTGCTGCACCCAAACTTTTCTGCTCCATTTTTAGCACAGTGATTTTGTGTTCTTCAAACTCACTTATATTAATAATGCCATGCtgtgaaaagataaaaaaaaaggtacgtTTTTGCATTGATTTGAGGCAAAAGATCCAGCGGAGTAAACAGCGAAAATAGTGAAGTGCTAAACGAAAGtataaaaataccaaaaaatcattagaaataataaaatatcaaaataatatcaaaaaaaCTGTTGTTGCTGTGAAACGTGCTGGTTCAAATGTAGAATTTGctacttttctttgtcatatatgatAGTAAAGGTAATAATTTGGTGGTTTGGATTATTGGTTGAACAAAACAAGTAGTTTAAAGATGGCAGCTTGGGCTCTTAGAAAATAATCAATAAGCAACTTATGAGTAACTGATAATTGGAAGTAAATgtaagttgcagccctagtagtATCTGTGGTGGTAAAAGTGACTAGTAATTGATAATTGTCTATAATAATTAACAATACTGTCTTGTCTGCTTGTATATGACTTACAAAGTATAAAGAAATTGGTGTATATGTAAACATAAGCCTAAATCAGTACAGTTTACTTGTCtgactgaataaataaatgaaaatcagaTATAAATGAAAGGAGATCTATAAACACATATTTTTTAACATGACAGCGACTGCTCTAAATATCCTCCCAGTCATACGTATGGCTTAAGGTGAGCTATTCAAGGGCTTTGACAGCATTGTCTCCACTGTTAGTCAGCCACATGATACTTTGGGAGCTGAATCATGGTGGCACAGCCTGAGCAGCCAGTTGCTTATTTCAGTCTGTGACAGCAGCTGCTCCAAGCCCAGGTCTGTGCTGTGATTTGGCCCAGTCAGATTCCACTGGAGCTAAAGCAGGCAGGGGGCAGAGGGAGCTATATTTAGAGTGGGACGGGATTAAATTGCAGGGTCTTCACTCTAGGAACCTTTTCTGTGCTCTGCCTTTCCCAGCCAGGACCGACTGCCAAAAGGACCTGTGGCCGccgtctccttcctctttccACAGACCCCCTTGTTCACCCGCCGTTTCCCCTCCTGACACGCCATGGACCCCAATGCCATCAAGGAGGAGCTGCGCCTGTTTCAGAGCACGCTGCTTCAGGACGGGCTGAAGGAACTGCTGAATGAGAACAAGTTTGTAGACTGCACCCTGAAGGTAGGCGACCGCAGCTTCCCCTGCCATCGGCTGATCATTGCCGCCTGCAGCCCTTACTTCAGGGAGATCTTCTTCACAGAAGATGGGAAGGAGGTGGAGAACACGAAGGAGGTGGTCTTGGAAGAAGTCAACCCTTCCATCCTAGAGATGATCATCCAGTACCTTTACTCGGCCGAGATTGACCTCAGTGACGACAATGTTCAGGATATAATTGCTGTGGCGAACAGATTCCAGATCCCTTCTGTCTTTACAGTCTGCGTCAACTACCTTCAGAAGAAGATCTCCCTGGGCAACTGCATGGCCATATTCAGGATGGGCCTGGTGCTCAGCTGTCCCAGGCTTGCGGTGGCTGCACGCAACTACATCGCCGACCGCTTTGAGCTCCTCTACAAAGAAGAGGAATTCCTCAAGCTCGCAGCCCACGAGCTGTTTGCCGTCATCGGTGGAGACGCGCTGAACGTGGAGAAGGAAGAGCTGGTGTTCGAGGCGCTCATGGCCTGGGTCCGCTACGACAAGGAGCGCGTCAAGGTCCTGAAGGATGCTTTCAACTGCATCCGCTTCCGCCTGTTGCCAGAGAAGTACTTCAAAGACAAAGTAGAGACCGATGAGATCATCAAGGCTGACCCAGAGCTCCAGAAGACAATCCAGATCATCAGGGATGCCTTCAAGGGGAAACTTCCAGAGACACCCAAGAAGAAGGAGGGGGAGGCCGGCTTGGAAGAaggtgaagaggaggaggacagccCATTCCCCGGCTTCCTGAATGACAACCGCAGACACGGCATGTACGCACGGGAATTCATCGTCATGATCAATGATACGGCGGCAGTGGCGTATGATGTCAGCGAGAACGAGTGCTTCCTGGCGGCCATGTCGGAGCAGGTGCCACGTAACCACGTCAGCCTGGCGTCACAGAGGAACCAGCTCTACATCATTGGAGGACTGTTTGTGGATGAGGAAAACAAAGATGTACCCCTGCAATGTTACTTCTACTTGGTAACCAGGTTTTCCTTTCATTTGATACTCCACTGTTTTTATCACTTCCTTCATTGCactaaattaattatttaaagaaatcgTTTGACAATTTTGGGAAATAttcttattcactttcttgccgagatTTAGATGGACACCACTGGCATATCttaatgttaaatatgaagctagagccaggaGACTGCTAGCTCATCTAACCACAGACTGGTAGCAAGGGGAAACACCCAGCATGGCTGTGTCATTTTAACacttttgtatggattaaaaaagatatatgacaAAATATGTGCGTAAGTGAATTCATGGGGTTAAGttgtgctggtaggcagattttagTTTACCTTTCTTCAGAGTTATGCTTGCCGTTTCCTCCTGCCTCCAGTTTTTGTGCTAATTTAAA includes the following:
- the LOC144512853 gene encoding kelch-like protein 41b isoform X2 encodes the protein MDPNAIKEELRLFQSTLLQDGLKELLNENKFVDCTLKVGDRSFPCHRLIIAACSPYFREIFFTEDGKEVENTKEVVLEEVNPSILEMIIQYLYSAEIDLSDDNVQDIIAVANRFQIPSVFTVCVNYLQKKISLGNCMAIFRMGLVLSCPRLAVAARNYIADRFELLYKEEEFLKLAAHELFAVIGGDALNVEKEELVFEALMAWVRYDKERVKVLKDAFNCIRFRLLPEKYFKDKVETDEIIKADPELQKTIQIIRDAFKGKLPETPKKKEGEAGLEEGEEEEDSPFPGFLNDNRRHGMYAREFIVMINDTAAVAYDVSENECFLAAMSEQVPRNHVSLASQRNQLYIIGGLFVDEENKDVPLQCYFYLLDPLTSDWVALPPMPSPRCLFNIGESENLLFAVAGKDLQTNESLDTVMCYDVELMKWTETKKLPLKIHGHAVISHKGLVYCIGGKTDDNKALNKMFSYNHKQSEWRELAALKTPRAMFGAVVHNGKIVVAGGVNEEGLTATCEAYDFATNKWEPFTEFPQERSSVNLLSNGGSLYAVGGFTMVETESKEVAPTEVTDVWQYEDDKKQWSGMLREMRYAAGSSCVSMRLNAARMPKL
- the LOC144512853 gene encoding kelch-like protein 41b isoform X1, with amino-acid sequence MDPNAIKEELRLFQSTLLQDGLKELLNENKFVDCTLKVGDRSFPCHRLIIAACSPYFREIFFTEDGKEVENTKEVVLEEVNPSILEMIIQYLYSAEIDLSDDNVQDIIAVANRFQIPSVFTVCVNYLQKKISLGNCMAIFRMGLVLSCPRLAVAARNYIADRFELLYKEEEFLKLAAHELFAVIGGDALNVEKEELVFEALMAWVRYDKERVKVLKDAFNCIRFRLLPEKYFKDKVETDEIIKADPELQKTIQIIRDAFKGKLPETPKKKEGEAGLEEGEEEEDSPFPGFLNDNRRHGMYAREFIVMINDTAAVAYDVSENECFLAAMSEQVPRNHVSLASQRNQLYIIGGLFVDEENKDVPLQCYFYLLDPLTSDWVALPPMPSPRCLFNIGESENLLFAVAGKDLQTNESLDTVMCYDVEKMKWTETKKLPLKIHGHAVISHKGLVYCIGGKTDDNKALNKMFSYNHKQSEWRELAALKTPRAMFGAVVHNGKIVVAGGVNEEGLTATCEAYDFATNKWEPFTEFPQERSSVNLLSNGGSLYAVGGFTMVETESKEVAPTEVTDVWQYEDDKKQWSGMLREMRYAAGSSCVSMRLNAARMPKL